A single window of Plasmodium reichenowi strain SY57 chromosome 12, whole genome shotgun sequence DNA harbors:
- a CDS encoding hypothetical protein (conserved Plasmodium protein, unknown function) yields the protein MINLQTLDFHLTNFEESNRCFNDDEKLGIFYGMTELEEYINKEIYLWGKIEGLEYDYYITYYFNQENFFPTKKFYYCTNDYVFHEMLKGNDDFIENVERKLPFTFFSGYPQSIFYSKDKTKGQKKKVTGGDDNDDSEDNEDSEDNEDSEYNDDNEDNEDNEDSEYNDDNEDNDDNDDNDNFDNNDNFDNNDEIQSDSYSRKGKKKKSHRNNLYNDKNIDIKKKKKYEKQNITELDRLSYTVRKIDEEAFIIPYNSIKITNNLEMKFCHFTGFNILDALKLTSWVHFRYPKNLTYDKIKNYNSFFLNNFLDSIKSDIPSDIWNIKINKQLNKISILNALYPGYIFYHILNTPFYASLYIGTGVSNYDLPFLLP from the coding sequence ATGATTAATTTACAAACCTTAGATTTTCATTTAACAAATTTTGAAGAATCGAACAGATGTTTTAACGATGATGAGAAATTGGGGATATTTTATGGAATGACAGAATTAGAAgagtatataaataaagagATATATCTGTGGGGTAAAATTGAAGGTCTAgaatatgattattatattacatattattttaatcaAGAGAATTTTTTCCCAACAAagaaattttattattgtacTAATGATTATGTGTTTCATGAGATGTTAAAAGGGAATGATGATTTTATAGAGAATGTTGAAAGGAAATTACCTTTTACATTTTTCAGTGGTTATCCTCAaagtattttttattctaaGGATAAAACGAAGGGacagaaaaaaaaggtaaCCGGGGGggatgataatgatgatagTGAAGATAATGAAGATAGTGAAGATAATGAAGATAGTGAATATAATGACgataatgaagataatgaagataatgAAGATAGTGAATATAATGACgataatgaagataatgatgataatgatgataatgacaattttgataataatgataattttgataataatgatgaaataCAATCTGATTCATATAGCAggaaaggaaaaaaaaaaaagagtCACAGGAACAACCTTTATAATGACAAAAATATagacataaaaaaaaaaaaaaaatatgagaaacaaaatattacaGAATTAGATAGATTATCATATACTGTACGAAAAATAGACGAAGAAGCCTTTATTATACCTTACAATtccataaaaataacaaacAACTTAGAAATGAAATTTTGTCATTTTACTGGGTTCAATATATTAGATGCATTAAAATTAACTTCATGGGTTCATTTCCGATATCCAAAAAATTTAAcatatgataaaattaaaaattataattctttttttctaaataattttttagaTTCGATAAAAAGCGATATCCCTTCAGATATAtggaatataaaaataaataaacaattaaataaaatttcGATATTAAATGCATTATATCCAggttatatattttatcatatacTTAATACACCATTTTATGcatctttatatataggtACAGGAGTATCAAATTATGATCTCCCATTTTTACTaccataa
- a CDS encoding serpentine receptor, putative: protein MVIWKGNVKNKILFLIFVAYFFVFVKISNGQLIKLDGQKINTNYILYVLKGLYIFGENESPYVLLGKKKDMDFKAAHAIFENVGISTTDNKNTKYFSFEMGETTSDNNNNNNENNNENSNNYNNNKDNNDGHNNKYDHNNNFDHNNNYDHNNNFDHNNNYDHNNNFDHNNNFDHNNDSTQENTNLPQNSYNNHSNNRNSSSEKHNDDDEDKDKFKINLYKDNPYLRKKKEYRYSEDVDSFVTPELFLELIIMKEKDFNKHYLPKDHDICCYMQEEGIDGYEKYTCPGKGYLKRYVDEEHMYSLKLPVYFINDRIKDDTNNNNNNNNNNSSSSNNSNSSSSSYFNNMYNLNNGNEMNHESLINHLKNKFVYNIKDTDVYALFLSNCLDSKKYELHLHGNIHILNDYGYLPGDKVSKLNLYVLSMIIYCIYLFIWSYLLIRNKNYVIKIQIWILVCVFLYLIENIFLFLYFLSYNLYAKVNNELLFISVCSSILKNVCSYLLILLGSLGWGIVIPTLDRKTFIKIKILFFFFIIFDFIKQFVDMHLTDTQINTGYFFFCIIPVTIIYSIIYIWVFTSASKIIIQLNEDKQYEKLNMFKNFFNVLIFTLLFSVIAFIIDIVVMLYVDNSIWNLKNYLSEGIISCLFLIILTAMFILFKPSDRLKRISHFTEIGDMDEMEDFSSFKNSIEDIS, encoded by the coding sequence aTGGTGATATGGAAGGGcaatgtaaaaaataaaatattgtttttaatttttgtagcttatttttttgtttttgttaAGATAAGCAATGGTCAGTTGATTAAATTGGATGGTCAGAAAATTAACACgaattatattctttatgTTTTGAAAggtttatatatatttggaGAGAATGAAAGTCCCTATGTTTTAttaggaaaaaaaaaggatatgGATTTTAAGGCAGCTCATGCGATTTTTGAAAATGTGGGTATAAGTACGACAGATAATAAGAACAcgaaatatttttcttttgagATGGGCGAGACTACaagtgataataataataataataatgagaataataatgaaaatagtaataattataataataataaggataATAACGACGgtcataataataagtatgaccataataataattttgaccataataataattatgaccataataataattttgaccataataataattatgaccataataataattttgaccataataataattttgacCATAATAATGACAGTACACAAGAGAATACGAACCTGCCACAAAATAGTTACAACAATCATAGTAATAACCGGAATAGTTCAAGTGAAAAACATAACGATGACGATGAAGATAAGGATAAattcaaaataaatttatacaaAGATAATCCTTATCTacgtaaaaaaaaagaatatagATACTCTGAAGACGTAGATTCTTTTGTTACGCCtgaattatttttagaATTAATCATaatgaaagaaaaagatTTTAATAAACATTATTTACCAAAAGATCATGACATTTGTTGTTATATGCAAGAAGAAGGAATAGACggatatgaaaaatatacatgTCCTGGCAAAGGGTACTTGAAAAGATATGTGGATGAAGAGCATATGTATTCGTTAAAATTACctgtatattttataaatgatagaataaaagatgatacaaataataataataataataataataataatagtagtagtagtaataatagtaatagtagtagtagtagttattttaataatatgtataatttgAATAATGGTAATGAGATGAATCATGAAAGTTTAATAAATCAtcttaaaaataaatttgtttataatattaaagatACAGATGTTTAtgctttatttttatcaaattGTTTAGAtagtaaaaaatatgaactACATTTACATGGGAATATCCATATCTTAAATGATTATGGTTATTTACCAGGAGATAAAGTAtcaaaattaaatttatatgtattaagtatgataatttattgtatttatttatttatatggtcctatttattaattagaaacaaaaattatgttataaaaatacagATTTGGATTTTAGTAtgtgtatttttatatttaatagaaaatatttttttatttttatatttcttatcatataatttatatgcCAAAGTTAataatgaattattatttatatcagTTTGTTCTAGTAtcttaaaaaatgtttGTTCATATCttcttatattattagGATCATTAGGATGGGGTATTGTTATTCCTACATTAGATAGAAAGacatttattaaaataaaaatactttttttcttttttattatttttgattTTATTAAACAATTTGTAGATATGCATTTAACAGATACACAAATTAATACtggatatttttttttctgtatAATACCTGTTACAATTATTTattctattatatatatatgggTTTTTACTTCAGCTAGCAAAATCATTATACAATTAAATGAGGATAAACAATATGAGAAATTGAACATGTtcaaaaatttttttaatgtattaatatttacattattattttcgGTTATAGCATTTATAATAGACATAGTAGTAATGTTATATGTAGATAATAGTATATggaatttaaaaaattatttaagtGAAGGAATTATTAGTTGTTTATtcttaattatattaacagccatgtttattttatttaaacCTTCTGATAGGCTTAAGAGAATATCTCATTTTACAGAAATTGGAGATATGGATGAAATGGAAGATTTTTCAAGTTTCAAAAATTCAATTGAAGATATATCATAA
- a CDS encoding serine--tRNA ligase, putative, with protein MHISKIIFLLIILFPYHVNSRKPIKYKKVNNVFIDIYPCKVNKWEGKKKKGDLIKNNKLIHNVDVNSINMITNDNHISTEKCRDIKKKRKITSSEYGMSLEFFKKNPKKVVQNLKKRGMEKYLNVIVMLKKLINEKNEKEVLRNKLRNRRKLLSDHIKNLIFNSKKYEDIINRNVTNDSDHKTNLIPLDEEKKKNDTQDILKDNQKIRYINKENQDTNNNINNQYNYKDVLKKNKLQIEEIKKETNQINKDIDHIEINILNLKKEIEFNLYKLPNILLNKVPKGKTTEHNKIIKFYKKENIIQWNNKEHAFIQPHEEIIKKYENNFIFSNISNKIGFGYNILVNDIAKLERALIDFMINTHVNKFLYTYVKAPEIVTKSALFNTGQLPKFEEDLFKITQNYKLLNEDAYLIPTSEVSLLNLFKNSQIDYIHLPIKLVSHSSCFRIEKNNTYGKTSKGLLREHIFQKVELINITDKKTSPYYYKKLIKQSTYILKQLNIPYRLVLLNSIETPYSASICYDIEAWLPSQQRYIEVSSCSNCLDFQARRLNLKYKIKDSNNFCHTINGSGLAVGRVLAIILEQYQIKKKHKNEITKIQVPKVLRKYMNKDIIQVEYN; from the coding sequence ATGCATATAAGTAAAATAATTTTCCTTCTGATCATATTATTTCCTTATCATGTGAACTCGAGAAAACccattaaatataaaaaggtAAATAATGTATTCATTGATATATATCCATGTAAAGTTAATAAATGGGaaggtaaaaaaaaaaaaggagatttaataaaaaataataaattaatacataatGTAGATGTTAATTCTATTAATATGATTACAAATGATAATCATATATCAACAGAAAAATGTCgagatataaaaaagaaaagaaaaattacAAGTAGCGAGTATGGAATGAGTCTTGaattttttaagaaaaatCCAAAAAAAGTGGTtcaaaatttaaaaaagagAGGTATGGAAAAATATCTAAATGTTATTGTGATGTTAAAAAAGTTAattaatgaaaagaatGAAAAAGAAGTTTTAAGAAATAAACTAAGAAATAGAAGAAAGTTATTATCagatcatataaaaaatcttatatttaatagtaaaaaatatgaagaCATAATAAATAGAAATGTTACAAATGATTCTGATCATAAAACAAATTTAATACCCCtagatgaagaaaaaaaaaaaaatgatacacaagatattttaaaagataatcaaaaaataagatatataaataaagaaaatcaagatacaaataataatattaataatcaatacaattataaagatgttttaaaaaagaataaattaCAAATTGAAGAgattaaaaaagaaacgaaccaaattaataaagatatagatcatatagaaataaatatcttaaatttaaaaaaagaaatagaatttaatttatataaattaccaaatattttattaaataaagtACCAAAAGGGAAAACAACagaacataataaaataataaaattttataaaaaagaaaatattattcagTGGAATAATAAAGAACATGCTTTTATACAACCACatgaagaaataataaaaaaatatgaaaataattttattttctcaaatatatctaataaAATAGGTTTTggttataatattttagTTAATGATATAGCCAAATTAGAAAGAGCTCTAATCGATTTTATGATCAATACACATGTTAATAAGTTcttatatacatatgttaAAGCACCCGAAATTGTCACCAAATCAGCATTATTTAATACAGGACAATTACCCAAATTTGAAGAagatttatttaaaattacacaaaattataaattattaaatgaagaTGCTTATTTAATACCTACAAGTGAAGTCTCATTATTAAATTTGTTTAAGAATAGTCAAATTGATTATATACATCTACCCATAAAATTAGTTAGCCATTCATCTTGTTTTAgaatagaaaaaaataatacttACGGAAAAACATCAAAAGGATTATTACGAgaacatatttttcaaaaagtagaattaataaatataaccgataaaaaaacatctccttattattataaaaaattaattaaacAAAGTACATATATTCTAAAACAATTAAATATACCTTATCGATTAGTTTTATTAAATTCTATAGAAACTCCATATTCAGCTTCTATATGTTATGATATCGAAGCTTGGTTACCTAGCCAACAAAGATATATTGAAGTATCATCATGTTCAAATTGTTTAGATTTTCAAGCCAGACGTctaaatttaaaatataaaattaaagatTCCAATAATTTCTGCCATACTATAAATGGTTCAGGTTTAGCCGTAGGAAGGGTCTTAGCAATTATCCTTGAGCAATATcaaatcaaaaaaaaacacaaaaatgaaataacCAAAATTCAGGTCCCTAAGGTCTTGAGgaaatatatgaacaagGACATCATACAAGTggaatataattaa
- a CDS encoding putative membrane protein (conserved Plasmodium membrane protein, unknown function): MIINLLRKKGGTVSTLGIAISERKGYFINYNKKLFYYNMRNDMKSFNKNYYHNNNFKYVEEKTNKKKQKKIIDINNSDENFKDFYFKNKTIERKVADIKIKDSHNKTLFEYIPIEGRTNKVPIAFRLFHYIFLFILSSGVILIHVLPEINKEKYIRDLYTFQIYSLSCFLVFNGGFNSLFQLIQYAIPSNRKYKGLYNTLRFISSLIPLFCAIIATILSEKFPRDSLFLLTISFITLLINYYLLHIKCLIPVWLYKQYKIYISLIILNLIFLLLSEAQIYAGRKVSINVDY, translated from the coding sequence atgataattaatttattaagGAAAAAGGGTGGGACTGTGAGTACTTTGGGTATAGCAATTTCAGAAAGAAAAGGgtattttataaattataacaaaaaactgttttattataacatGAGAAATGATATGAAGagttttaataaaaattattatcataataataatttcaaATATGTggaagaaaaaacaaataagaaaaaacaaaaaaaaattattgatataaataattctgatgaaaattttaaagATTTCTATTTTAAGAATAAAACCATTGAACGTAAAGTTGcagatataaaaattaaagacagtcataataaaacactttttgaatatatacCTATAGAAGGAAGAACAAATAAGGTACCTATAGCATTTCGTTTgtttcattatatttttttatttatattatcaagtggagtaatattaatacatgTACTACCAGAAATcaataaagaaaaatatatcagAGATTTATATACTTTTCAAATTTATTCTTTGTCATGTTTTTTAGTATTTAATGGTGGTTTCAATTCTTTATTTCAATTAATACAATATGCTATACCAAGtaatagaaaatataaaggattatataatacacttcgttttatatcatcattaatACCTTTATTTTGTGCAATTATAGCTACTATATTATCTGAGAAATTCCCTAGAGATAgtttattcttattaacAATATCTTTTATCACATTATTAAtcaattattatttactaCACATCAAATGTTTAATACCTGTATGgttatataaacaatataaaatttatatttctttaataatactaaatttaatattcttattacTAAGTGAAGCTCAAATATATGCTGGCAGAAAGGTATCTATAAATGTTGATTACTAA
- a CDS encoding glycerol-3-phosphate dehydrogenase, putative produces MYRNLFDKLKDGPLKISILGSGNWASAISKVVGTNAKNNYLFENEVRMWIRDELVNGERMVDIINNKHENTKYLKGVPLPHNIVAHSDLASVINDADLLIFIVPCQYLESVLALIKESESIRIASHAKAISLTKGFIVKKNQMKLCSNYISDFLNIPCSALSGANIAMDVAMENFSEATIGGNDKDSLVIWQRVFDLPYFKINCVNETIEVEICGALKNIITLACGFCDGLNLPTNSKSAIIRNGINEMILFGKVFFQKFNENILFESCGFADIITSFLAGRNAKCSAEFIKSTPKKTWEELENEILKGQKLQGTVTLKYVYHMIKEKNMTNEFPLFTVLHKISFENEDPSSLLKTFMNNKINQLNL; encoded by the exons ATGTATAGAAACCTTTTTGACAAGTTGAAGGATGGTCCTCTGAAG ATAAGTATTCTCGGAAGTGGTAACTGGGCTAGTGCCATTAGTAAAGTTGTTGGTACGAATGctaaaaataattatttattcgAAAATGAAGTTAGGATGTGGATAAGAGATGAACTTGTAAATGGAGAAAGGATGGTCgatataattaataataaacatgAGAATACAAAATACTTAAAAGGTGTACCTTTACCTCATAATATAGTAGCTCATTCTGATTTAGCTAGTGTTATTAATGATGCtgatttattaatttttatcgTCCCATGTCAATATTTAGAAAGTGTTTTAGCCTTAATCAAAGAAAGTGAATCTATAAGAATAGCTAGCCACGCTAAAGCTATTTCTTTAACTAAAGGGTttattgtaaaaaaaaatcagATGAAATTATGCTCCAACTACATAAGTgactttttaaatataccATGTAGTGCTTTGTCAGGGGCTAACATAGCCATg GATGTGGCCATGGAAAATTTTTCAGAAGCTACCATAGGAGGTAATGATAAGGACTCCCTAGTTATATGGCAAAGAGTTTTTGACTTACCCTActttaaaattaattgtGTAAATGAAACGATCGAAGTTGag ATTTGCGGAGCtcttaaaaatattattactttaGCTTGCGGATTTTGTGATGGTTTAAATTTACCTACAAATTCCAAGTCAGCTATAATAAGAAATGGAATAAACGAAATGATATTATTTGGAAAAgtattttttcaaaaatttAATGAAAACATATTATTCGAGAGTTGTGGATTTGCTGATATTATTACATCCTTCTTGGCTGGAAGAAATGCAAAATGTTCAGCtgaatttattaaaagtaCACCTAAAAAAACATGGGAAGAAttagaaaatgaaatattaaagGGTCAGAAATTACAG GGAACGGTAACCTTGAAATATGTTTATCATATGAtcaaagaaaaaaatatgacaAACGAATTTCCGCTTTTTACTGTTCTTCATAAAATATCTTTTGAAAATGAAGATCCATCCAGTTTATTAAAAACatttatgaataataaaataaaccagttaaatttataa
- a CDS encoding signal recognition particle subunit SRP19, putative produces MVKEQGLNITNVYNRDIYNNAENNTIDESKDYSRWKIIYPNYINKKKKVNEGRRINLKYCVSDPTVDEIALACKELNVSYVIEKKKYYPKDWLIEGRIRIKLPNQNNDILNKYELMKKIGLKLQTIKVNVESNVVINTNNVSKKKKKKKNKE; encoded by the coding sequence aTGGTTAAAGAACAAGGGTTAAATATCACTAATGTTTATAATAGagatatttataataatgctgaaaataatacaatCGATGAAAGTAAAGATTATTCAAGatggaaaataatatatccaaattatattaataaaaaaaaaaaagtaaatgAAGGAAGACgaattaatttaaaatattgtGTAAGCGATCCAACCGTTGATGAAATTGCACTTGCTTGTAAAGAGTTAAATGTTTCTTATGTTATagagaaaaagaaatattatcCAAAGGATTGGTTAATAGAAGGAAGAATAAGGATCAAATTACCAAATCAAAATAACGATATtctaaataaatatgaattaatgaaaaaaattggGTTGAAATTACAAACTATAAAGGTAAATGTGGAATCAAATGTAGTTATAAATACGAATAATGtttccaaaaaaaagaagaaaaaaaaaaacaaggaataa
- a CDS encoding putative membrane protein (conserved Plasmodium membrane protein, unknown function) has translation MFKRCILYFVISIFSLILVVYKESRYGYKKFKYEKKYKKGCDINNDLCYNDNVDYYDDYYDDKALGKSENDYEVVNYDEYTNNNKKKSISLSNNKTKNKNSFDNYNNKYVDKNKINYIFKPYFEELNNNITKLDHVISLFYEFSINAKFFILIFFKSTMNILHSYGILLISLIKILFLWFIILRPYIKWLFIKLKKSYMKLDYQSKKYIIYMMTILLTFLYLIYVGVFKYTINKISKIYKYFLKKIFRINNFLFKVFPYIISTLLYATIIKTIPIKCISFFIYSCFFPFPSIYSIVIILKYVYLPTLNRCIINKVEEEYHEKNQVKNQVKNQEKNQEKNQEKNQEKNQDQTKYQSIGTSTTSKDKHEYITHHHNSCTTNATTCMQVQDVSETNEGLTLKKKIYINEKDIAKDKKKETSKGMLKKITKKVTGKISKKTTEEGACENDVQKGEGYSQEMNHHNIDQVDKIYDSSTEEECDHLVDDKDENCLDDKNEDLLNDQMDDGVEDYVEEYIEEQSKCESKICYKDINKNININHIHVNDINVTNKKGIDEKNNYCISNFSFIKKKYSTLFGLESFNLRSRYKSKRENKSQLSSSQFNQIGNERFSCVSSISFLNDEEGNIHSYDVPILLEYWLFINILKFLRTLLFFHRFVKIPFLFEYFTLFVITINLSEKLHEFMFLKKYKSSILVRLLKNVLVTTVDFLLYFLFNVRLENEKKEEEKPNNNTKQEYLERSNLLIKLSKICKEKLKMNETVKFSFTCLKSIITENVVENVKLPLYIKIFINILIYMPQLILLIFPSFILKIYFLYIFFLAPIFGSLKCLEEKKAIHNKIYFICYFFFYNISSIVVNHSIFKCLPFYNLYKILITISVQTALKYIFNTLKLMT, from the coding sequence atgtttaaGAGATGTatcttatattttgttatatcTATTTTTAGTTTAATTCTGGTGGTTTATAAAGAATCTAGATATGGATATAAgaaatttaaatatgaGAAGAAGTATAAGAAAGGTTGTGATATAAACAATGATCTATgttataatgataatgttgattattatgatgattattatgatgataagGCTTTAGGTAAATCCGAAAACGATTATGAAGTTGTTAATTATGAtgaatatacaaataataataaaaagaaaagtaTAAGTCTAAGTAATAACAAAACgaagaataaaaattcttttgataattataataataaatatgtagataagaataaaataaattatatttttaaaccttattttgaagaattaaataataacattacAAAATTAGATCAtgttatttctttattttatgaatttTCCATAAATGCaaaattctttattttaatattttttaaatccACTATGAACATATTACATTCATATGGTATCTTATTAATTTCATTAatcaaaattttatttttatggtttattattttacggccatatattaaatggttatttattaaattaaaaaaatcatatatgAAATTAGATTATCAAAgtaagaaatatattatatatatgatgacaatacttttaacatttttatatttaatatatgtaggagtttttaaatataccataaataaaatatctaAAATCTATAAatactttttaaaaaaaatattcagaattaataatttcttatttaaAGTCTTTCCTTATATTATAAGCACCCTGTTATATGCTACAATAATTAAAACCATACCCATCAAATgtatttccttttttatatattcatgtTTTTTCCCATTCCCTTCTATATATTCAAtagttattattttgaaatatGTATACCTCCCAACTTTAAATAGGtgtattattaataaagtGGAAGAAGAATATCACGAAAAAAATCAAGTAAAAAATCAAGTAAAAAATcaagaaaaaaatcaagaaaaaaatcaagaaaaaaatcaagaaaaaaatcaaGACCAAACAAAATATCAATCCATAGGCACTTCTACCACATCGAAAGACAAAcatgaatatataacacATCATCATAATTCTTGTACAACAAATGCAACGACTTGTATGCAAGTCCAAGATGTTTCTGAAACGAATGAAGGTCtaacattaaaaaaaaaaatatatataaatgaaaaggatatagctaaagataaaaaaaaagaaacatcCAAGGgaatgttaaaaaaaattacaaaaaagGTAACTGGGAAAATATCTAAAAAGACAACTGAAGAGGGAGCATGTGAAAATGATGTACAAAAGGGAGAAGGGTATTCACAAGAAATGAATCACCACAATATAGATCAAGTTGATAAAATTTATGATAGTTCTACAGAAGAAGAATGTGACCATCTTGTGGATGATAAAGATGAAAACTGTTTAGATGATAAAAACGaagatttattaaatgacCAAATGGATGATGGTGTAGAAGATTATGTTGAAGAATACATTGAAGAACAATCTAAATGTGAAAGTAAAATTTGttataaagatataaataaaaatataaacataaatcATATACATGTTAATGATATTAATGTGACTAATAAGAAAGGTAtagatgaaaaaaataattattgtataagtaatttttcatttattaaaaaaaaatattctacTTTATTTGGACTAGAAAGTTTTAATTTAAGATCTCGATATAAATCAAAAAGAGAAAACAAGTCTCAATTATCTTCAAGTCAATTTAATCAAATTGGAAATGAAAGATTTAGTTGTGTATCAtctatatcatttttaaatgatgAAGAAGGAAATATACATTCATATGATGTGCCCATATTGTTAGAATATTGgttatttattaatatattgaaatttttaagaacattacttttttttcatagATTTGTAAAAATACCTTTCCtatttgaatattttacattGTTTGTTATAACTATAAATTTGAGTGAAAAATTACATGaatttatgtttttaaaaaaatataaatcttCTATCTTAGTAAgattattaaaaaatgtattagTAACAACAGTTgatttcttattatatttcttatttaatGTTAGAttagaaaatgaaaaaaaagaagaagaaaaaccaaataataatacaaaacAAGAATATTTAGAAAGAAGTAATTTATTAATCAAATTATCCAAAATTTGTAAAGAAAAACTTAAAATGAATGAAACAGTCAAATTCAGTTTTACTTGTCTAAAATCTATAATAACAGAAAATGTTGTTGAAAATGTTAAATTacctttatatattaaaatatttattaatatattaatatatatgccGCAATTAATTCTACTTATATTCCCATCTTTTATACTCAAAATTTATTTcctatatattttttttctagCACCTATTTTTGGATCACTTAAATGCttagaagaaaaaaaagcTATACacaacaaaatatattttatttgctatttcttcttttataatatatcatctATTGTAGTAAACCATTCTATTTTTAAGTGTTTACCATTCtacaatttatataaaatctTAATTACTATATCTGTTCAAACAGCTctcaaatatatttttaacaCCCTAAAGTTAATGACTTGA
- a CDS encoding cell traversal protein for ookinetes and sporozoites, which yields MNALRRLPVICSFLVFLVFSNVLCFRGNNGHNSSSSLYNGSQFIEQLNNSFTSAFLESQSMNKIGDDLAETISNELVSVLQKNSPTFLESSFDIKSEVKKHAKLMLKELIKVGLPSVEKLVAENVKPPKVDPATYGIIVPVLSSLFNKVETAVGANVPDDIWNYNSSDLSESEENLSDDFFD from the coding sequence ATGAATGCCTTAAGAAGATTACCAGTTATTTGCTCTTTCTTAGTGTTTCTTGTCTTTTCCAATGTTTTATGTTTCAGAGGAAACAACGGACACAATTCTTCATCATCTCTCTATAATGGAAGCCAATTTATTGAACAATTAAATAACAGTTTTACTTCAGCTTTTCTTGAATCACAATCAATGAATAAGATTGGTGATGATTTAGCAGAGACAATATCAAATGAACTTGTTAGTgttttacaaaaaaattcaCCAACCTTTTTAGAATCAAGCTTTGATATCAAATCAGAAGTAAAAAAACACGCAAAACTTATGTTAAAGGAATTAATCAAAGTAGGATTGCCATCAGTCGAAAAACTTGTGGCTGAAAATGTTAAACCGCCAAAAGTTGACCCAGCAACATATGGTATAATAGTACCAGTATTATcatctttatttaataagGTAGAAACAGCTGTAGGTGCAAATGTTCCTGATGATATATGGAATTACAATTCATCAGACCTCTCAGAAAGTGAAGAAAATTTATCAGATGATTTCTTCGATTAA